One Buteo buteo chromosome 5, bButBut1.hap1.1, whole genome shotgun sequence DNA window includes the following coding sequences:
- the STEAP3 gene encoding metalloreductase STEAP3 isoform X2, producing the protein MSRGDMAKPLLGHRSMEDDPSITPAASRTIGVLGSGDFARSLAIRLVCSGFKVVVGSRNPKRKAGLFPSAAEVTFQAEAVKKTDVIFVAVFREHYSTLCDLADVLVGKILVDVSNNIEINHHKESNAEYLASLFPACTVVKGFNVVSAWTLQSGARDGNKQVLICSNNQEAKRTIAEIAQVMGFTPVDMGCMSSAREIENIPLHLLPAWKIPIFLALGLFLCFFTYNLIRQVIHPYIREQKNKLYKIPIEVVNTTLPCVAYVMLSLVYLPGVLAACSQLYYGTKYRRFPDWLDQWLQHRKQIGLLSFFCAALHAMYSLCLPMRRSHRYQLIETAVKQSTLGFIALVISTLHTLTYGWSRAFDENQYKFYLPPTYTLTLLVPCTVILAKVIFSLPCIQQRLLRIRRGWEKGRYVKFVLPSATGEYSSGETSSNV; encoded by the exons ATGTCCAGAGGAGACATGGCCAAACCCCTCCTGGGCCATCGGAGCATGGAGGATGACCCCAGCATCACGCCGGCGGCCAGCCGCACCATCGGGGTGCTGGGGAGCGGGGACTTCGCGCGGTCGTTGGCCATCCGCCTGGTGTGCTCCGGGTTCAAGGTGGTGGTCGGCAGCCGCAACCCCAAGCGAAAAGCCGGCCTCTTCCCTTCCGCAGCAGAAGTCACCTTCCAGGCTGAGGCAGTGAAGAAGACAGATGTCATCTTTGTGGCGGTTTTCAGGGAACATTACTCCACCCTCTGTGACCTGGCTGACGTGCTGGTGGGCAAGATCCTGGTGGATGTGAGTAACAACATCGAGATCAACCATCACAAAGAATCCAACGCCGAGTACTTGGCTTCCCTCTTCCCAGCCTGCACCGTGGTCAAGGGTTTTAACGTGGTTTCTGCGTGGACGCTGCAGTCCGGTGCCAGGGATGGAAATAAGCAg GTTCTGATTTGCTCAAATAACCAAGAAGCCAAGCGCACCATAGCAGAAATTGCTCAAGTCATGGGATTCACTCCTGTGGACATGGGCTGCATGTCGTCAGCCCGTGAGATCGAGAACATTCCCCTGCACCTCTTGCCAGCCTGGAAAATCCCCATCTTTTTGGCTCTGGggctctttctttgcttcttcacTTACAACCTGATCCGGCAGGTCATCCACCCTTACATCAGGGAGCAGAAGAACAAGTTGTACAAGATCCCCATCGAGGTGGTCAACACGACGCTGCCTTGCGTGGCCTACGTCATGCTGTCTCTCGTCTACCTGCCCGGGGTGCTGGCAGCCTGCTCGCAGCTCTACTATGGCACCAAATACAGGCGCTTTCCAGATTGGCTCGACCAGTGGCTCCAGCACCGAAAGCAGATTGGTCTCCTCAGCTTCTTCTGCGCGGCTTTGCACGCCATGTACAGCCTCTGCCTGCCCATGCGCCGCTCCCACCGCTACCAGTTAATCGAGACGGCCGTCAAGCAG tCCACCCTGGGATTTATTGCCTTGGTAATCAGCACTCTGCACACACTCACATATGGATGGTCAAGGGCCTTCGATGAGAACCAGTACAAGTTCTACCTGCCTCCCACCTACACCCTCACGCTGCTCGTCCCATGTACTGTGATCCTAGCAAAAGTCATCTTCAGTTTGCCCTGCATCCAGCAAAGACTTCTCCGAATCAGGaggggctgggagaagggaagataCGTGAAGTTTGTCCTGCCCAGTGCAACAGGGGAATATTCAAGCGGGGAGACCTCTAGCAATGTCTAA
- the STEAP3 gene encoding metalloreductase STEAP3 isoform X1, whose protein sequence is MSRGDMAKPLLGHRSMEDDPSITPAASRTIGVLGSGDFARSLAIRLVCSGFKVVVGSRNPKRKAGLFPSAAEVTFQAEAVKKTDVIFVAVFREHYSTLCDLADVLVGKILVDVSNNIEINHHKESNAEYLASLFPACTVVKGFNVVSAWTLQSGARDGNKQVLICSNNQEAKRTIAEIAQVMGFTPVDMGCMSSAREIENIPLHLLPAWKIPIFLALGLFLCFFTYNLIRQVIHPYIREQKNKLYKIPIEVVNTTLPCVAYVMLSLVYLPGVLAACSQLYYGTKYRRFPDWLDQWLQHRKQIGLLSFFCAALHAMYSLCLPMRRSHRYQLIETAVKQAVEKKMNIWVEEEVWRMEIYISVGIIALGLLSLLAITSLPSIANSLNWREFSFIQSTLGFIALVISTLHTLTYGWSRAFDENQYKFYLPPTYTLTLLVPCTVILAKVIFSLPCIQQRLLRIRRGWEKGRYVKFVLPSATGEYSSGETSSNV, encoded by the exons ATGTCCAGAGGAGACATGGCCAAACCCCTCCTGGGCCATCGGAGCATGGAGGATGACCCCAGCATCACGCCGGCGGCCAGCCGCACCATCGGGGTGCTGGGGAGCGGGGACTTCGCGCGGTCGTTGGCCATCCGCCTGGTGTGCTCCGGGTTCAAGGTGGTGGTCGGCAGCCGCAACCCCAAGCGAAAAGCCGGCCTCTTCCCTTCCGCAGCAGAAGTCACCTTCCAGGCTGAGGCAGTGAAGAAGACAGATGTCATCTTTGTGGCGGTTTTCAGGGAACATTACTCCACCCTCTGTGACCTGGCTGACGTGCTGGTGGGCAAGATCCTGGTGGATGTGAGTAACAACATCGAGATCAACCATCACAAAGAATCCAACGCCGAGTACTTGGCTTCCCTCTTCCCAGCCTGCACCGTGGTCAAGGGTTTTAACGTGGTTTCTGCGTGGACGCTGCAGTCCGGTGCCAGGGATGGAAATAAGCAg GTTCTGATTTGCTCAAATAACCAAGAAGCCAAGCGCACCATAGCAGAAATTGCTCAAGTCATGGGATTCACTCCTGTGGACATGGGCTGCATGTCGTCAGCCCGTGAGATCGAGAACATTCCCCTGCACCTCTTGCCAGCCTGGAAAATCCCCATCTTTTTGGCTCTGGggctctttctttgcttcttcacTTACAACCTGATCCGGCAGGTCATCCACCCTTACATCAGGGAGCAGAAGAACAAGTTGTACAAGATCCCCATCGAGGTGGTCAACACGACGCTGCCTTGCGTGGCCTACGTCATGCTGTCTCTCGTCTACCTGCCCGGGGTGCTGGCAGCCTGCTCGCAGCTCTACTATGGCACCAAATACAGGCGCTTTCCAGATTGGCTCGACCAGTGGCTCCAGCACCGAAAGCAGATTGGTCTCCTCAGCTTCTTCTGCGCGGCTTTGCACGCCATGTACAGCCTCTGCCTGCCCATGCGCCGCTCCCACCGCTACCAGTTAATCGAGACGGCCGTCAAGCAG GCTGTGGAGAAGAAGATGAATATCTGGGTAGAGGAGGAAGTCTGGAGGATGGAGATTTATATCTCTGTTGGAATAATTGCCCTGGGCTTGCTGTCGTTACTTGCCATCACTTCACTTCCATCCATCGCAAACTCTCTCAACTGGAGGGAATTCAGTTTCATTCAG tCCACCCTGGGATTTATTGCCTTGGTAATCAGCACTCTGCACACACTCACATATGGATGGTCAAGGGCCTTCGATGAGAACCAGTACAAGTTCTACCTGCCTCCCACCTACACCCTCACGCTGCTCGTCCCATGTACTGTGATCCTAGCAAAAGTCATCTTCAGTTTGCCCTGCATCCAGCAAAGACTTCTCCGAATCAGGaggggctgggagaagggaagataCGTGAAGTTTGTCCTGCCCAGTGCAACAGGGGAATATTCAAGCGGGGAGACCTCTAGCAATGTCTAA